From a region of the Butyrivibrio sp. AE3004 genome:
- a CDS encoding hybrid sensor histidine kinase/response regulator, producing the protein MDRKSNNIYIISLVSISCIALLFEGIALGWEFWVPPLIIIGTVTLWVMHITEKPDENIREICYLIYAMMAVFFHGVHETSFVDIAIVSAFVMVAYSLMDRVYMMYALLAEYFLLFLMQIWIGYSMGIVEFDFLTVSRAALHFVGVLYIFQGCCKSIHGRREMQVLLDEKDEYIENYNRDIEDFLSNISHELRTPVNVVSGMSDLLLKKGAGDEANAIKEAGARLASQIEDIQDYTETRRKAMILEEENYMSTSLINDVVTSFRMEADDTDLELIVDMAPDVPTMMCGDVKKLHKIFHHLLSNALKFTRQGGIYIRLYAEKMDYGVNLCIEVTDTGIGMTKKGVDSASHGMYQANKKRNRSSGGVGLGLSIVYGFVHRMEGFVKLESDYGKGTTVRVTIPQKVVDKKPCLKIEDSFTGDILFHVRSDKYRVARVRDYYRAMAANLAAGTHVPLYPAETIKDIERLREKLNVKFIFMGGEEYTENAEFFDELSKGDTVIAVSADRGFKINPGSRVILMPKPLYAYPVVKILNEGLAAEGIELGYAIEKPDLTGIKALVVDDEPMNLVVATGLFEDYGMIIDTARSGKEAIEKYRKGDYEMVFMDHMMPGMDGVEAMHRIRNVADETGRKVMVVALTANVVSGAREMFVKEGFDGFIGKPINLTDFERVMARVLSRIGSVEGGAKV; encoded by the coding sequence ATGGACCGAAAAAGTAACAATATATATATTATCTCACTTGTGTCGATATCCTGTATAGCGTTGCTCTTTGAGGGAATTGCGCTTGGATGGGAATTCTGGGTTCCGCCGCTTATTATAATCGGAACCGTGACGTTATGGGTCATGCATATCACAGAGAAACCTGATGAAAACATACGTGAAATATGTTACCTCATCTATGCGATGATGGCGGTTTTTTTTCACGGAGTACATGAGACCAGCTTTGTGGACATAGCAATTGTCAGTGCTTTTGTAATGGTCGCATATTCGCTGATGGACCGTGTTTATATGATGTATGCTCTGCTTGCAGAGTATTTTCTTCTTTTCCTTATGCAAATATGGATTGGTTATTCCATGGGAATTGTTGAATTTGATTTTCTTACAGTCTCCAGGGCAGCACTTCATTTTGTGGGAGTACTGTACATTTTTCAAGGCTGCTGTAAATCCATACACGGCAGAAGGGAAATGCAGGTGCTTCTTGATGAAAAGGATGAATATATAGAGAATTATAATAGGGATATTGAGGACTTTCTTTCAAATATTTCCCATGAACTTAGAACTCCGGTAAATGTTGTAAGCGGTATGTCAGATCTTCTTTTAAAAAAAGGGGCAGGGGATGAAGCAAATGCGATAAAGGAAGCCGGAGCCCGCCTGGCAAGCCAGATTGAGGATATTCAGGATTACACGGAAACCAGAAGAAAGGCAATGATACTGGAAGAAGAGAACTACATGAGTACTTCTCTTATTAATGATGTGGTTACAAGCTTTAGAATGGAAGCTGATGATACCGACCTGGAGCTGATAGTTGATATGGCCCCGGATGTGCCGACAATGATGTGCGGAGATGTTAAAAAGCTTCACAAAATTTTCCATCATCTGCTAAGCAATGCCTTAAAATTTACAAGGCAGGGCGGAATCTATATAAGGCTTTATGCCGAAAAAATGGATTACGGAGTTAATCTATGTATCGAAGTTACGGATACCGGTATCGGTATGACCAAAAAGGGAGTGGATTCAGCCTCCCATGGAATGTATCAGGCAAATAAGAAGAGAAACAGAAGCTCCGGAGGAGTAGGGCTTGGTCTTTCCATAGTATATGGATTTGTTCACAGGATGGAAGGCTTTGTTAAGCTTGAGAGTGATTATGGAAAAGGTACTACGGTAAGGGTAACAATCCCTCAAAAGGTAGTGGATAAAAAGCCGTGTCTTAAGATAGAAGATTCATTTACTGGAGATATTCTGTTCCACGTAAGGTCTGATAAATACCGTGTTGCAAGGGTTAGAGATTACTATCGTGCAATGGCGGCAAATCTTGCTGCAGGTACTCATGTACCGCTTTATCCCGCAGAAACAATAAAAGATATTGAGAGACTTAGGGAAAAACTAAATGTCAAATTCATCTTTATGGGCGGCGAAGAATACACGGAAAATGCCGAATTTTTTGATGAACTGAGTAAAGGAGATACTGTTATTGCAGTATCTGCTGACCGCGGCTTTAAAATTAATCCCGGAAGCCGTGTTATTTTGATGCCAAAACCCCTGTATGCATACCCTGTTGTTAAGATTCTGAACGAAGGCCTTGCAGCGGAAGGAATAGAGCTAGGGTATGCTATTGAGAAACCAGATCTTACAGGAATAAAAGCGCTTGTTGTAGATGATGAGCCTATGAATCTGGTTGTTGCTACAGGTCTGTTTGAAGATTACGGAATGATCATAGATACAGCCAGAAGTGGAAAAGAGGCTATAGAAAAATATAGAAAAGGTGATTACGAGATGGTATTCATGGATCACATGATGCCGGGGATGGATGGTGTTGAAGCAATGCATCGCATCCGCAATGTAGCAGATGAAACCGGAAGAAAGGTGATGGTTGTAGCACTCACAGCAAATGTAGTTTCCGGTGCAAGAGAAATGTTTGTTAAGGAGGGCTTTGACGGGTTTATCGGAAAGCCAATTAATCTTACGGATTTTGAACGTGTTATGGCGCGTGTCCTTTCCAGAATAGGTTCTGTCGAGGGAGGTGCTAAAGTATGA
- a CDS encoding response regulator, whose translation MIVKDRKVVFLMEKSSIVIKGLEKRLNAEHIQTISLVENFDKIEEHVKDTGVYVVYNPMDILDAKNGHKQMVLIKDQIKDCKGRIIFIGEAGDKETLTKEYPELYVHTWLDRPVDPDVFVTTVDEELKDYEKRLERDAREDIELSEDEVMDPDMGFAPPRDDGRKKILIVDDDASYAKMVKSWIKDRYKTDVVTAGMQAISFLLKKPVDLILLDYEMPVVDGPQVLQMLRQEPATKDIPVVFLTGVSTREGVQRVMELKPAGYILKSTTSENLIMFLDDKLR comes from the coding sequence ATGATCGTAAAGGACAGGAAGGTAGTATTCTTGATGGAAAAATCCAGCATCGTTATAAAAGGACTGGAGAAAAGGCTTAATGCGGAACATATACAAACTATTTCCCTGGTTGAAAATTTCGATAAGATTGAAGAACATGTAAAGGACACGGGAGTATATGTGGTGTATAACCCCATGGATATTCTTGATGCAAAAAACGGTCATAAGCAGATGGTTTTGATCAAAGACCAGATAAAGGACTGCAAGGGCAGAATCATTTTCATAGGTGAAGCCGGAGACAAGGAGACACTTACCAAGGAGTATCCTGAGCTTTATGTTCACACATGGCTTGATCGGCCTGTGGATCCCGATGTTTTTGTGACGACAGTGGATGAAGAGCTTAAAGATTATGAAAAGAGACTTGAAAGAGATGCCAGAGAAGATATAGAGCTTTCAGAAGATGAAGTAATGGACCCTGATATGGGGTTTGCACCTCCTAGAGATGATGGCAGAAAGAAAATCCTCATAGTGGATGATGATGCCTCATACGCCAAAATGGTCAAATCCTGGATCAAGGATAGATATAAAACCGATGTTGTTACTGCTGGAATGCAGGCAATATCATTTCTCCTAAAAAAGCCTGTCGATCTCATTCTTCTTGACTATGAGATGCCTGTAGTGGACGGCCCACAGGTGCTCCAGATGCTTAGGCAGGAACCTGCAACAAAGGATATTCCCGTTGTATTTCTTACAGGTGTTAGCACGAGGGAAGGTGTACAGCGTGTTATGGAGCTAAAGCCTGCAGGATATATTTTGAAATCAACCACAAGCGAAAATCTGATAATGTTTCTTGACGATAAACTACGTTAG
- a CDS encoding fibronectin type III domain-containing protein: MKKILKYMTLSMMLCLLAVPAVKVKAANVYDTYKSTSNSIEISWPAQTGVTTYRIGVDADEKKANDSSIDPANTRTSTATSITVTNLTPGTKYYIAVAADKATAPFKTGFIYTNPAKPTNLRQTRWTYTSDKLSIEWDCDGKANGYQVVYTDSDGDQYSKTVTDKKLDGNDALNTTETRYYKIIVRSYIVIPENNNYKLYSDFSDTFTTFAQPRFDEAEDGYALSITKGGKLKMSFERIKEATSYEIYVGTKKNGKYTKVKTVPQRSGKSITVTTKNKGKKFSKKKDYFVYVVGCRKNASTGKVDKSSSTYVAYIHNGEAYMTLKKN; this comes from the coding sequence ATGAAAAAAATTTTAAAGTACATGACACTATCAATGATGCTCTGCCTGTTGGCAGTACCGGCAGTGAAGGTTAAGGCGGCGAACGTCTATGATACCTATAAGAGCACATCAAATTCAATTGAGATTAGTTGGCCTGCTCAGACAGGAGTAACAACATATCGTATTGGTGTAGATGCAGACGAGAAAAAAGCAAATGACTCAAGTATTGATCCTGCTAATACCAGAACTTCTACAGCTACGTCTATCACAGTTACAAATCTCACACCCGGAACTAAGTATTACATTGCAGTTGCAGCTGATAAAGCTACAGCACCTTTTAAGACCGGTTTTATTTATACCAATCCTGCAAAGCCTACAAACCTTCGCCAGACACGTTGGACTTATACAAGCGATAAACTTTCAATCGAGTGGGATTGCGATGGCAAGGCAAACGGCTATCAGGTAGTTTATACCGATTCAGACGGTGATCAGTATTCCAAGACAGTAACCGATAAAAAGCTTGACGGTAATGATGCTCTTAATACTACAGAAACAAGATATTATAAGATTATTGTTCGTTCATATATTGTTATTCCTGAAAATAATAACTATAAGCTTTACAGTGATTTCTCAGATACCTTCACAACTTTTGCACAGCCTCGTTTTGATGAAGCTGAAGACGGATATGCTCTTTCAATCACAAAGGGCGGAAAGCTCAAGATGTCTTTCGAGAGAATCAAGGAAGCTACAAGCTATGAAATCTATGTAGGAACAAAGAAGAACGGCAAGTATACAAAGGTTAAGACAGTTCCTCAGAGAAGCGGCAAGAGCATCACTGTTACAACAAAGAACAAGGGCAAGAAGTTCTCAAAGAAAAAGGACTACTTCGTATATGTTGTAGGTTGCAGAAAGAATGCTTCCACAGGCAAGGTTGACAAATCAAGCTCAACATATGTAGCTTACATCCACAACGGCGAAGCTTACATGACACTTAAAAAGAACTAA
- a CDS encoding methyl-accepting chemotaxis protein — translation MASGSDVNGRNQKKRINWKDSIKTKLITMMILVAAVPLIVAITVSYNSSTTKAKNDALIILQSKGSFVETKFSEVVSKNLIALQTFATAPSTINYVTAYGTPEQPIPDEVMLTHMDAINDKINDGNNSVILSLASGDQMLRADRKENQNISDRDYFQKAVSTGKPAVSDVVISKAVGNRITIICVPIFGEDGSVIGTIQRSFDLNNLHEFLSENIEDGYITDTKGMMAAHAQFEISPDDEYDMSSSPFMSSSDTSGMYEQEFSGVNTYIAWSKEPVTGYYIAVAEQEADIMASAIKSALTIIIIGVVLVIIAIIVSFIMANSFTQPIKAVSKSLEALSDGRFVKVEKHASRKDEFGEISRDTNSVIDTLDEIVRHIKESAGNVGASSEELSDMANQISQTAEDVSNAVQEIASGATQQADEIQSASENVGLIGDAVGDVQSSTDNLSGLAGKMKKASEVSSKSLLSLQDSSAEMTAKIDDIARTIQATQDAVDKISEKVEGITSIATQTNLLSLNASIEAARAGEAGKGFAVVAEEIGKLADDSKQLADDIMKEMGTLLDQSKAAVAAAEDVKQGNNDQQIAIGETLDAVNGMLEDIGSTVGGVQLISRGADTCESSKNAVVDTMSALSAISEENAASSEETGASMQELSATVTTLAGSADNLKSIAEQLNEEMKFFKS, via the coding sequence ATGGCATCTGGATCTGATGTAAACGGAAGAAACCAAAAGAAACGCATTAACTGGAAGGATAGTATTAAGACAAAGCTTATTACAATGATGATTTTAGTTGCAGCTGTACCACTAATTGTTGCTATAACTGTAAGCTATAATTCATCAACTACAAAAGCAAAAAATGATGCGCTTATTATTTTGCAGTCAAAGGGCAGTTTTGTTGAAACAAAGTTCTCGGAGGTAGTGTCAAAGAATCTGATTGCACTTCAGACCTTCGCAACTGCGCCAAGTACAATAAACTATGTGACTGCATACGGAACACCGGAGCAGCCCATACCTGATGAAGTTATGCTTACACATATGGATGCCATTAATGACAAGATTAATGACGGAAATAACAGTGTTATTCTTTCATTGGCTTCGGGCGATCAGATGCTTAGAGCAGATAGAAAAGAAAATCAGAATATATCTGACAGAGATTATTTCCAGAAGGCAGTTTCAACCGGTAAACCTGCTGTATCTGATGTAGTAATAAGTAAGGCTGTAGGAAACAGAATCACAATCATCTGTGTTCCGATTTTTGGTGAGGATGGCAGCGTAATAGGCACTATTCAGAGAAGCTTTGACCTTAATAATCTCCATGAATTTTTGTCAGAGAACATCGAAGATGGGTATATCACTGATACTAAAGGTATGATGGCTGCTCATGCTCAGTTTGAGATTTCACCTGATGACGAGTATGATATGAGCTCTTCTCCATTTATGTCTTCTTCTGACACAAGCGGAATGTATGAGCAGGAATTCAGCGGAGTCAATACATACATAGCATGGTCAAAAGAGCCTGTGACCGGTTACTATATTGCTGTTGCAGAGCAGGAAGCAGATATAATGGCTTCAGCAATAAAGTCAGCGCTGACAATTATAATTATTGGTGTTGTTCTTGTTATTATTGCAATAATTGTTTCATTTATAATGGCAAACAGCTTTACACAGCCTATTAAAGCAGTAAGCAAATCTCTCGAAGCACTTTCGGATGGAAGATTTGTTAAGGTTGAGAAGCATGCTTCAAGAAAAGACGAGTTCGGAGAGATTTCAAGGGATACCAATTCGGTTATAGATACTTTGGATGAGATTGTAAGACATATTAAGGAATCTGCCGGAAATGTGGGAGCATCATCAGAAGAACTTTCAGATATGGCAAACCAGATTTCACAGACTGCAGAGGATGTATCAAATGCAGTTCAGGAAATCGCTTCAGGAGCTACGCAGCAGGCTGATGAAATTCAGAGTGCATCTGAAAACGTAGGTCTTATCGGAGATGCCGTAGGAGATGTACAGTCATCTACAGACAATCTGTCAGGTCTTGCAGGAAAGATGAAGAAAGCATCAGAAGTATCCAGCAAATCACTTCTGTCACTACAGGATTCTTCCGCTGAGATGACGGCTAAGATAGATGACATAGCAAGAACAATCCAGGCGACACAGGATGCCGTTGATAAGATAAGTGAAAAGGTTGAGGGTATTACATCCATCGCAACTCAGACGAATCTGTTGTCTCTGAATGCATCAATCGAGGCAGCCAGAGCAGGAGAAGCCGGAAAGGGCTTTGCGGTTGTTGCTGAAGAAATCGGTAAACTTGCCGACGATTCAAAGCAGTTGGCAGATGATATCATGAAGGAGATGGGTACACTTCTTGATCAGAGTAAAGCTGCTGTTGCCGCTGCAGAGGATGTAAAGCAGGGTAACAATGATCAGCAGATAGCAATAGGCGAGACACTGGATGCCGTAAACGGAATGCTCGAGGATATCGGCAGCACGGTTGGCGGAGTTCAGCTGATTTCAAGAGGAGCAGATACCTGCGAAAGCTCCAAGAATGCGGTTGTAGATACCATGAGTGCTCTGTCCGCAATATCCGAAGAAAATGCGGCTTCCTCAGAGGAAACAGGAGCATCAATGCAGGAGCTTTCAGCAACAGTTACAACTCTTGCAGGCTCTGCAGACAACCTCAAGTCTATCGCAGAACAGCTAAACGAGGAGATGAAATTCTTCAAATCATAA